Within the Eucalyptus grandis isolate ANBG69807.140 chromosome 1, ASM1654582v1, whole genome shotgun sequence genome, the region attatataaatcatACCATCAACCATAACCTGAGAACAGTAAATAACGTGAAGCTCTATGGAGAGTCCGAGAACTAAGATTATTTAGatgaagcaaaaaaagaaactaatgcAATTCTTTCATATCATTGTTGATGCAACCTAGACCTAGAGAAAAGATAGACAGGATTTTTCCTAGAACCAGAGATTACAGAACTCTTCAGAGCTCTAGCCATAATTACCCCTTTCCCGCATACCACTTTTACAATTCAATGAAATCGATGGATATAAAGGCGGTTTAAGATATTTATGAATAGAGTTTGCATTAGCagcagccttttttttttttttttttttttttagatttctaACTTAGAAGCCTGTGAATTCGGAAATAGTTTCATCGTATTAGACATTTATGAGAAATGTATATAACAACCCAACCCCAATTACCCTCGTCACTTACATTGGTTTTAGCATTCAACAGAAGTATATAGAAAATAATGTATACATGAAACTGTAGAACTTTATCCTAATCCAGATTGTGGGGTCCAATTTTGTGTTTCTAAGTTCAGAATTGTGAAATAACTTTATGATGAGATAGTCACCAATTTGAATAGAAAAGATATTTGACCACTTTGATTCTAAACTCAAATAAACAAAACTCCTATTCTAAGTAGTCGGTTGAAAGACTTGAGTAAGCTTTTACTTGCCCAGCACTAGTTTTGAAGCCACCATGTCTCACCTAGGCACAGAGAACTACTATACTCTCATAACTTGCGGTGGCCTAAGTAGCATTGACACTAACACGCGACACAACACGACATGACATGATACACCGACACGACGAAGCATTGACACTAACACGCGACACaacatgacatgacatgataCACCGACACGACATGATACGCCGACAcgttgtttttaaaaaaatagagaactCTAACATGTTAagacatgttatatattaaaagtatatttttatatatacataataaattatcatttttatgattatttaatcaaattaatttgatttaaattcacaaataaataaaataaaataaaaaaaagaggctagcatgaatttacactaaaaatattaattcaacatttgttaatattatttattgttttaatttgacaaatttaactccattccaataatccatataacttggaaggaaaaaaaaaaggaatccaCATTATGGTCTTGCATgtcagaagaaaagagaaaaaaataatttcgaggGGTGAATTATGTATCACAATAAGTGAAagtcagaagagaagaaagatgaggtttttcttcttccacctatttttatttttattattttttttacatatttacatttagactccttatttattaaaaaaatttaaaattgactcaGTGCGTGTCAAAATCACCTATCAGAATTCTAAAGTTGCGTGTTGGAATTTCGAACTCAAGTGTTGGAGAGTGTCAAGAGAGTTGACTGAGCATCAAATTTTCTTAAACCTGTTAATTGAGTATTGGAGAGTGTCGAAAAGTGTCAGAGAGTATCAGACATATGTTGAAGTGGCCAACATGACACAAAGATTTTTAGATAGTATCAATGCTTCCTAGGCGGTAGCCAGCTTCAAAGAACTGACATGGTGTTTAGCTTCGCCACCGACAAGCCCCCTGATTCCCATcctatctttttcttcctgGATAGGAGGGAAGACGAGGGATTACAATGGAGAGTCCAAACCCTCAAGGGTTCTTCCCCCATAAAGAGTCCATTGAGCCATTTAAAGAATTGCTCAAGTCTTGCTCAAGTCTCGAATAACTTTATGATGAGATAGTCACCAATTCGAATAGAAAAGACACTCAACCACATTGATTCTAAACTTGAATAAACAAAACTCCTATTTTGAAAAAagcacttgaaaaagaaacaagagataGACTAACCTTTGATCAAGAAAAGCATGGAGTAAGCTCTTGCTTACCTCAGGAAGCTGATTTATATAGATGCTTACATTGCAACATACTCATGGAATCATTTCATGCAACTGGTTAATTAACCTTTTGGCCGAGTCGAAAGGATTTGTCTTGGGATCATTCCCGATCAGAAACAAGAGACCCATCTTAGTTgtcaatttgcttttgataGCCAGACAAAACTAGGAACAAGATAATATCACAACAATAACATGCAGACCAGTCAACGCATGGAGAGGGCCGCAGAGGATTAGAGACAGAACAAAGGAGAGATGCTTTTAAGGAGAATGGCCAAagcttccctccctctctccagaGTCCATGAGGAGATAGttaaaactcaaaattttaaaaagaaaattaaaaaaattgagttgcAAAAGCTTTATGTTGCTTTAGGAAAAGAAGGgggataattaaattaaattcaatcCTAAAGTTAATCATATGTCGTATGGGTAATTTATTGGGTTTTGAGGGGTttagctttttttattttttttggctgaaactTGCGGGGATTAGCTTTTTATGGGAGGAGAGATGGTTTCAAGGAAAAGGGAATAATTTGCTTTTCCACCACATGCAATTAAGCGGAAGTTACTTTACGGCCAAATTTATGGAGGGTCAATGTCTGTACAGGAGAATGATAcaaatgatccataaactttaacctaatatacaatgtggtgcttaaaattttaatttgtttaatatagttcctaaatttttagtacatgttcaattaatccatgaattatataacaatatttaatgttgtctatgatcttaaattaatgaaggactatattgaacattttcatacattttAGGGACTATATTAAACATATACAAAAATTCTAAGGACCATattgagcaaattaaaaatttatagatcATATTGCACATCAAATCAAAGTTCAGGGATCATTTGTGCAATTATCCATCTTCTTATCGCTATAAATATCAACCTTGTACTTTGCCTCTCCTCGAAGCTCCttctttttattgctttctttctttctttcgagaTTTTTATCCCCTTTTCAGTTTGAGCAAATTCTATTCAGATTCAATCGATGGTAGAAGTTACTCTCAAGGCCGAGATCACACACCCGATCCCTAAGGCCAGGTTGGTCGAGGCTTTTCTAGGAGCGGGTGGCTTCTTCCCCTATAACCTCTTGCCAGCCGTCACAAATGCTGAGATCCAGGAGGCAATCTCGATCGAAGGTACTTGGTCAATTGAAATGTTCCTCAccattaaaattgcatattcATTGTATTGCATTACGGTTATAAATGGGCATGATCCCTAGATGGCCTGATCAACAACACTAAGATTGGTGCTCATGatgttgaaaaataaaaataaaaagaacaaaaaaaaaaaaacagatattGGAGATTATGTGATGTTTACTCTCAAGCTCTGTTTACACTTTCTTCATCTTTGAATTCCTATCTAATGATCTAGAACCTAATCCTAGATATGAAGAACAAAAAggccagttttttttttttttttttacttgcataattttttaatgttcttaCTTAGGATTTTATCTATTGTACATCCTTATTTATTATATGaacttaaaaaaacaaaaacaaaggaagattttgaaaaaaataaataaataatctaaTAAGTCATCAACGGAAACGGAAGAAAGGGATTGGAACCTTTGGTACGAAAAACTCATAGGACGGATCAGCGCGAATGTCACTTTTTGTTACTTCTATAGGCAGACAGCGCAGGACGGTGAGGCACACGGTTAAAGCACAGGACCAGGAGCCCTTCCTCTACAACCACTCGACCGTCGATCGGGATGAGCTGGGCGGAATCTCCAGGGAGATCAGCCATGAGGTGAAGATCACTGCGTTGCCCCTGGAGGGTGGCTCGGTCTGTAAGTACGCGGGCAGGTACTTCACTGTCGGCCCAGGGGATATCCCCGAGGAGGAGATGATGAGGGCCATGAGAGGGAAGGCGTCCGTGATGTTCGGGGCCATTGAGGCTTATCTGGAGGTGCCATCAGACGCAGTCCTGTTCGAGTAAAGTTCTCGGCCAAGGGGATATCACCGAGGAGGAGATGATCAGCGCCATAAGACAGGAGACTGCTAGTCCTGTTCGAGTCAGCGCTAGTTGAGTACTGTTTTTGTTTTGTCGTCGAGGGAGTGCGTTCGTCTTTGTCTCTTCGCTAATATGATGGTGGTTCTGGGAAATGTTTTGCAAAATTGCTGTACTTGCTTCGTTCGCAAGCCCAGATGAAGTGTTTTTGGAGTAACCTTTCGTCCGATGTGGTCCTCGATTGAATGATGGACGTAGCGTGCGGCCCCCgttttctctcctttttaattttttttcttttggtctaaGATAGTTGCGTGTGCCCCACTCTGAGTTTGATGCACATACAGCCTAATTTGGATCGGGACGCATTGAAGCCCTGCAAAACTGAATACAGCAACCATTTTCGCTTCTCCTTTTGAACTCCCTCGCCTTTCGTTGTTTGTTCTCTTACTCAAACGAACTCGGAATTCAACCATCATATTCCAGTTTTTCTTTGTAAAACTGCATATCATTTTAACGTTATCAAACGTCTCAAAAGCAACCCCTTGGCTTTAGCTGACTTCACTTTACATAATGACTGGGTTTAGAACCTTTGATAATTATATCCAGCATACAGCAGATGATATCAAAATGCCAAAACGGTTTTTAGGTTGCCACGCGGTTTGAGGACGTCTAAAGCATCCCTGGTCAGTAAGATGGTCATCTAAAGTTTTCGAGTCTCAGATTTTGGAATCATATCTGAAGAATGTGACATGTACTCTGTCAACTCATAGAGGGTAAAATGTCATGTTCTACTCTTATGCTGCATTTGGGCACTAAGAAATAAAGTCGAAAAAGATTCGTTAAGATCGAACAAGAAGTCTTGCAGATTTTTTATATCACATTCCTTGTACGAGAAAAAACCATATAAAAGGACAGATACAGATGAACAGTCAATAAAGTGTCGAATAGACAGATGATATGATTGAATAATTGAAGAAACAATTTTCAGGAAAGTATTAATAAAGGTATAACCTCCTAATCAACAGACCTTTTCCGAATGAATAACCATTCATTTCAAAAAACCTGCTCTTGTTAGCAGCtaatttgttcttctttcttttggccggtcgccggcctcggccatggccggcgaccggccgacgagggccggcggcctcgcccagccacggcgaggctcgccggccccagcgaggccgacgctcgccgtaggccgggcgagggtcggcctcgccatggttgggcgagctcgatctcgcccggatccggcctcgagctcacccagccggcgaggccgcgcccgcCCGCCGCtgaggcgagctcggccctcgccggccaaggccttggccggcgaccggccaaaagaaaaaaaaatgaaaaagaaaaaaaaaaaaaggaaaaataagaaaaaaatagaaaaaataaaagaaataaaaaaattatccaaatttaccaaacatgtttctgtttatttttattcccggaacaagtttaccaaacgcgtatttttgttcaaaaattgttcccggaacagaaatactttttctatttctgttccccggaacaatttttaaacaaaaacacaaccaaacgcgccctaaatcACTCTCTCCTCTCGTAGTGggcctcttttctttcccccgcTGGCATGAGAAAAGGGTCCATTCCACTATCTCTTCTTCTGGCCATAATCCACTGTAAGGCAATAACCACTACCACGACAGCCAGTCTGTGATGGTCTCTATTGTCATGGTGATTGCTTGAGACCAGCACACGCAGTCGGGATCTGAAAATTTGTGGAGGGCACAAAATTGGCAGCATACGTATTAATATCTCCAGGGGCAGCTGCGACTTGAACAGTGAGTTGCCCCAAGTTGCCCCAAGCGAGCATCTCCATCATGAGCAAGTTTCACACTGCAAAGCAGCAAAAACAAATCCAACTCAAACTGATGTATAGAGGAAAAAAGCTACTTGCGATGAGAATGGAAAATTACAAGCCATAATTGGCACATGGAAACTCTTGATCTTGATCGGCTGTAGAACTTCCAGTAAATTGCGTAAATAACCTCGAGCTGTT harbors:
- the LOC104437055 gene encoding major pollen allergen Car b 1 yields the protein MVEVTLKAEITHPIPKARLVEAFLGAGGFFPYNLLPAVTNAEIQEAISIEGRQRRTVRHTVKAQDQEPFLYNHSTVDRDELGGISREISHEVKITALPLEGGSVCKYAGRYFTVGPGDIPEEEMMRAMRGKASVMFGAIEAYLEVPSDAVLFE